A DNA window from Parabacteroides johnsonii DSM 18315 contains the following coding sequences:
- a CDS encoding MFS transporter: MKKGLYALSFGTFGLGIAEFIMMSILPDVAAGFDISLSEAGHLISAYALGVCVGAPLVVVVARSWPLRTILLALVGLFVAGNLLMALSTDYWMGLCARFVSGLPHGAYFGVGSIVASRLAEKGKSTSAVAIMIMGMTVANLFGVPAGNFLGHFLSWRLVFVIAALWGGVTIWFIRRWVPVLPALPATNLKGQFRFLRRSEPWMLIAATMLGNGGAFCWYSYVNPLMTDVSGFSIGAMPVLMLLAGASMCIGNYLGGHLSDRFTPGIVAMSMQFLMFASLLLIYFFASYGFLSALLMCVCTGCLFAVSSPQQLLLLQYSPGGEMMGGAMVQLAFNLGNAVGAYFGGLSIEHGAGLESTALIGSFFALLGTTVFLVFNYMVLKPQWKLL; the protein is encoded by the coding sequence ATGAAGAAAGGTTTGTATGCATTGTCCTTTGGTACATTTGGGCTGGGGATTGCAGAGTTCATTATGATGAGTATCTTGCCGGATGTGGCGGCAGGATTTGATATTTCCTTATCCGAAGCCGGACATCTTATTTCGGCTTATGCGTTGGGTGTATGTGTGGGAGCACCGTTGGTAGTGGTGGTGGCCAGGAGTTGGCCGTTACGTACGATCTTGCTTGCTTTGGTCGGGCTTTTTGTTGCCGGGAATCTGCTTATGGCGCTGTCGACCGATTATTGGATGGGACTGTGTGCCCGGTTTGTATCGGGGTTGCCGCATGGGGCTTACTTCGGAGTCGGTTCGATTGTCGCCAGCCGTTTGGCGGAGAAGGGGAAAAGTACTTCTGCTGTAGCTATTATGATTATGGGGATGACGGTTGCCAATTTGTTCGGTGTCCCGGCTGGGAATTTCCTGGGACATTTTCTGTCTTGGCGTTTGGTTTTTGTGATTGCAGCGTTGTGGGGTGGTGTAACGATTTGGTTTATCCGGAGGTGGGTTCCTGTTTTGCCCGCCCTGCCGGCAACGAATCTGAAAGGGCAATTTCGTTTTTTGAGAAGGTCGGAACCGTGGATGCTGATTGCTGCTACCATGTTAGGAAACGGGGGAGCTTTTTGCTGGTATAGTTATGTCAATCCGTTAATGACGGATGTATCTGGTTTCAGTATCGGGGCAATGCCTGTATTGATGTTGCTGGCGGGTGCGAGTATGTGTATCGGTAACTATTTGGGAGGACATTTGTCTGATCGTTTTACGCCCGGTATTGTGGCGATGTCCATGCAGTTTCTGATGTTTGCATCACTTCTGCTGATTTATTTTTTTGCTTCGTACGGCTTTTTGTCTGCTTTGCTGATGTGTGTTTGTACTGGTTGCCTGTTTGCTGTTTCTTCTCCGCAGCAATTGTTGTTGCTTCAGTATTCTCCTGGCGGAGAGATGATGGGCGGGGCGATGGTTCAGCTTGCCTTTAATTTGGGGAATGCTGTGGGTGCTTATTTCGGAGGATTGTCGATCGAACATGGGGCAGGGCTGGAAAGTACGGCATTGATCGGTTCGTTTTTTGCTCTGTTGGGGACGACGGTATTCTTGGTTTTCAATTATATGGTGCTTAAACCTCAGTGGAAGTTACTTTAA
- a CDS encoding AraC family transcriptional regulator, which produces MHEKLKFEQIKKDSCASLRYDYSSLYPKDEMPLHFHPEIEICYVVKGSGYRMMGDFLEPFEEGEVVLVPTNQPHCWMYNPESCEPDGKRQCIVVQFNPDLLQAGLSFFTEWEYAAHRLSAIQQGILLTGGTAGKIKSCLEEMNCLNASERMLMLIRILQQIGTTTDLIPIGLQETEFNGITKNMRRMQLIFKYVIEHYKEKITLSDAANVISMSTTAFCSFFKRETGKTFTNFINEYRIEAVCTLLLNFPDKDINEIAWQCGFTDIPYFNRSFKKMKQMTPGQWRYKIQ; this is translated from the coding sequence ATGCACGAGAAACTAAAATTCGAACAAATCAAAAAAGATAGTTGTGCCTCGTTACGCTACGATTATTCCAGCTTGTACCCAAAAGATGAAATGCCTCTTCATTTTCATCCCGAAATAGAAATATGTTATGTTGTGAAAGGTTCAGGCTACCGGATGATGGGCGACTTTCTGGAGCCGTTCGAGGAGGGAGAAGTCGTACTGGTCCCGACCAACCAACCACATTGTTGGATGTATAACCCGGAAAGTTGCGAGCCGGATGGGAAACGACAATGTATAGTCGTGCAATTCAACCCCGACCTGCTACAAGCCGGCCTGTCTTTTTTTACCGAATGGGAATATGCCGCTCATCGGTTATCAGCAATCCAGCAAGGTATCCTGCTGACAGGCGGAACTGCCGGAAAAATCAAATCCTGCTTAGAAGAAATGAACTGCTTGAATGCAAGCGAAAGGATGCTGATGTTGATCCGCATCCTGCAACAAATCGGAACCACAACCGATTTAATCCCTATCGGTTTGCAGGAAACGGAATTTAATGGTATCACCAAAAATATGAGACGCATGCAACTGATCTTCAAATACGTCATCGAGCATTACAAGGAGAAAATAACTCTTTCGGACGCCGCAAATGTAATCAGTATGAGTACAACGGCATTCTGCTCGTTTTTCAAACGTGAAACAGGCAAAACGTTTACAAACTTCATCAACGAATACCGGATAGAAGCCGTTTGCACTTTACTCCTCAACTTTCCGGATAAGGACATTAATGAAATAGCCTGGCAATGCGGCTTCACCGACATTCCCTACTTCAATCGCTCTTTCAAAAAGATGAAACAGATGACTCCGGGACAATGGAGATATAAAATACAATAA
- a CDS encoding DUF2461 domain-containing protein, translating to MNAEIIRFLDDLRRNNNTVWFHENRERYDKLRRTFINEVQELIERISVFDPDIRGLDARKCLFRINRDIRFSLDKSPYKTYMSACIAQGGRHSIRGAYYFHLEPEYCVLSGGIWYPKPEILKVLRREIYNNIDEFVSIIEEPSFKALYPSLEGDMLKRIPAGFPSDSPYGHILKHKDFSVIGIKPDSFFSQPDWMEETIDCFRKLLPFNRFLNEIVDEYMGNQ from the coding sequence ATGAATGCAGAAATCATCCGATTCTTAGACGATTTACGGCGGAACAATAATACCGTCTGGTTCCATGAAAATAGAGAACGATATGACAAACTTCGCCGTACCTTTATCAACGAAGTACAAGAATTAATCGAACGAATCAGTGTATTCGATCCTGACATACGGGGATTGGATGCCCGGAAATGTCTGTTCCGTATTAATCGCGACATCCGTTTCAGCCTCGACAAGTCGCCTTACAAGACTTATATGTCAGCCTGTATTGCTCAAGGAGGGCGTCATAGTATCCGGGGAGCTTACTACTTTCATCTTGAACCGGAATACTGCGTACTGTCCGGTGGTATCTGGTATCCCAAACCGGAAATATTGAAAGTCCTTCGACGTGAAATATACAATAACATAGATGAATTTGTTTCCATCATCGAAGAGCCTTCCTTCAAAGCTCTATACCCGTCACTCGAAGGGGACATGCTAAAACGTATCCCGGCAGGTTTCCCCTCCGATTCCCCTTATGGCCATATATTAAAGCACAAAGATTTCAGCGTTATCGGTATTAAGCCCGACAGCTTTTTCAGCCAGCCTGACTGGATGGAAGAAACCATCGATTGTTTTCGAAAGCTTCTCCCATTCAACCGCTTCCTGAATGAGATTGTGGATGAATATATGGGAAATCAGTGA
- a CDS encoding PD-(D/E)XK nuclease family protein, whose translation MKPFLYQVASLFYSKYGAEVSRLAFVFPNRRTGLFFQKYLSEVSEKPLFSPTILTINDLFVQLSGKQTADRISMLFKLYDIYLNHSGSSETFDEFLYWGEMLLNDFDDIDKYMVDARMLFTNVTDLREIENDFSFLSPEQIAAIRTFWSSFYPKGDTPNQEQFLAVWQILYALYTDLRETLAAEGKGYEGMIFREVVEQMEKNECCDLPYTKVVFVGLNALSVAEERFLSELQKREIADFYWDYASPKVTDPDNKASYFVERNLRRFPSQLQVESGELKVESEDSNAKPLSTFISPLSTPKVEVIGIPSGIGQAKQVHSILSELCREDEMSAEEALRTAVILPDEHLLIPVLNAIPEQIKRINVTMGYPLAGTPVASLMEYILALQKNIRYVDRRPVFYFRDVLPILNHRYISTTSPEVVSDLVKDISENNKIYISYDDLDKTSLLSILFTPVTAVETFSDYLINVLQELNKAVESGKLKVESEDSNAEPLSTFNSQLSTINDIEQEFIFHYFATVNRMKEVMREANVEMKIDTYFRLLKRVTDTITIPFHGEPLSGLQIMGVLETRALDFDRLIILSMNEGIFPLRKAANSFIPYNLRRGFGLPTYEHQDSVWAYHFYRLIYRASHVSLLYDTRSNGLQTGEVSRFVHQLHYHYEEPIQNKLVVYNVSSSKTPALQVAKTEEVMNRLVAFRSGGTRAISASAVNTYLDCPLKFYFSVVEGIREEEEVSETIESNVFGSILHKVMEELYQPFCGKMVTADLLKAIRKDTPMLTGAIARAFAEIFFKTDIVRPLTGQNFLIGEMIRKYVEKVLERDAKLTPFRYIESEKQIKCLFPLTDKSNIQLKGFIDRIDEVRDTVRIIDYKSGSGTTQFTSVEALFDKEDTDRSKAVMQVFMYAWMYGTVQLSTAIQPGIYYMRTLFSPSFDPGIYRRTDRFKTEQVLDFANYHADFENSLRNCLDEIFDTETPFVQTPNGKACVYCPFKDICGK comes from the coding sequence ATGAAACCATTCTTATATCAGGTTGCATCTCTTTTTTATTCTAAATACGGGGCGGAAGTCAGCCGTCTGGCTTTTGTTTTCCCGAACCGTCGTACGGGATTGTTCTTTCAGAAATATTTGTCGGAAGTGTCGGAGAAGCCACTTTTCTCTCCGACGATCCTGACCATCAACGACCTGTTTGTACAGTTGAGTGGAAAGCAGACTGCAGACCGGATCAGCATGTTGTTTAAGCTGTATGATATCTATTTGAACCATAGCGGTTCTTCTGAAACATTCGATGAGTTCCTCTATTGGGGGGAAATGTTGTTGAATGACTTTGATGATATCGATAAATATATGGTTGACGCTCGCATGCTCTTCACAAACGTGACAGACCTTCGTGAAATTGAGAATGATTTCAGTTTTCTGAGTCCCGAACAGATCGCGGCTATCCGGACTTTCTGGTCTTCTTTCTACCCGAAAGGAGATACACCCAATCAGGAACAGTTTCTGGCTGTCTGGCAAATCTTATACGCCCTATATACCGATTTGAGGGAAACGCTTGCTGCCGAAGGTAAGGGATATGAAGGTATGATTTTCCGGGAAGTGGTCGAGCAGATGGAGAAAAACGAATGTTGTGACCTTCCCTATACGAAAGTCGTGTTTGTCGGCTTGAACGCCTTGTCTGTGGCTGAAGAACGTTTCCTGTCTGAATTACAGAAACGGGAAATAGCAGATTTCTACTGGGATTATGCTTCGCCGAAAGTGACAGATCCGGATAATAAAGCCTCTTACTTCGTGGAACGCAATTTACGGCGATTCCCTTCACAGTTGCAAGTTGAAAGTGGAGAGTTGAAAGTGGAAAGTGAAGATAGCAACGCGAAGCCACTTTCCACTTTCATCTCTCCACTTTCAACTCCCAAGGTCGAGGTGATCGGTATCCCTTCCGGTATTGGGCAGGCCAAGCAGGTGCACAGTATTTTAAGCGAGCTTTGCAGGGAAGATGAAATGAGTGCAGAAGAAGCGTTGCGGACGGCTGTGATTCTGCCGGATGAGCATTTGTTGATTCCGGTCCTGAATGCCATCCCCGAACAGATCAAACGGATCAATGTGACGATGGGATATCCGTTGGCCGGTACACCAGTCGCATCTTTGATGGAATATATTTTAGCTTTGCAAAAGAATATTCGTTATGTGGACCGGAGGCCGGTGTTCTATTTCCGGGATGTTTTGCCGATCCTGAACCATCGATATATTTCGACTACTTCTCCGGAGGTGGTCTCCGATCTGGTAAAAGATATTTCAGAAAACAACAAGATTTACATCTCGTATGACGATCTGGATAAGACGTCTCTGCTCTCCATCCTCTTTACTCCGGTGACTGCGGTGGAAACTTTCTCCGATTACCTGATCAACGTGTTGCAGGAACTCAATAAAGCAGTTGAAAGTGGAAAGTTGAAAGTGGAAAGTGAAGATAGCAACGCGGAGCCACTTTCCACTTTCAACTCTCAACTTTCAACTATTAACGACATCGAACAGGAGTTTATCTTCCATTATTTTGCTACCGTCAATCGGATGAAGGAAGTCATGCGGGAGGCGAATGTAGAGATGAAAATCGACACCTATTTCCGTTTGCTGAAACGTGTGACGGATACGATTACGATCCCTTTCCATGGCGAACCTCTTTCCGGTTTGCAGATCATGGGGGTTTTGGAGACTCGTGCGCTTGACTTTGACCGGTTGATTATTCTTTCGATGAATGAAGGGATTTTCCCGTTGAGGAAAGCGGCTAATTCATTTATTCCTTATAATCTCCGCCGGGGGTTCGGTTTGCCGACATACGAGCACCAGGACAGTGTTTGGGCGTATCATTTCTATCGTTTGATTTATCGTGCCAGCCATGTCAGCCTGCTTTATGATACCCGGAGTAACGGATTGCAGACAGGCGAGGTAAGTCGTTTCGTGCATCAGTTGCATTATCATTATGAGGAACCGATACAAAACAAGCTGGTCGTTTACAATGTCTCTTCTTCCAAGACTCCTGCCTTGCAGGTGGCTAAGACGGAGGAAGTCATGAACCGTCTGGTGGCTTTCCGGAGTGGCGGGACGCGAGCGATATCGGCGAGTGCAGTCAATACTTATCTGGATTGTCCGCTTAAATTCTATTTCTCCGTTGTCGAAGGAATACGGGAAGAAGAGGAGGTAAGCGAGACGATCGAAAGTAATGTTTTCGGAAGTATCCTGCATAAGGTGATGGAGGAATTGTATCAGCCATTCTGCGGAAAGATGGTGACGGCTGATCTGCTGAAAGCGATCCGCAAAGATACGCCTATGTTGACAGGAGCGATTGCCCGTGCCTTTGCCGAAATTTTCTTTAAAACGGATATCGTCCGTCCGCTCACCGGACAGAATTTCCTGATCGGCGAAATGATTCGCAAATATGTAGAGAAAGTGTTGGAGAGGGACGCTAAACTGACTCCTTTCCGTTATATCGAATCGGAAAAGCAGATAAAATGCCTTTTCCCGTTGACGGATAAGAGCAATATCCAGCTGAAAGGATTTATTGACCGTATAGACGAAGTGCGAGATACCGTCCGCATCATCGACTACAAGAGTGGGAGCGGAACGACACAGTTTACCTCTGTCGAAGCTCTTTTTGACAAAGAAGATACAGATCGTTCTAAAGCGGTTATGCAGGTCTTTATGTATGCATGGATGTACGGCACGGTTCAACTTTCAACTGCTATTCAACCGGGTATCTATTACATGCGGACTCTCTTTTCTCCCTCTTTCGACCCCGGAATCTACCGGCGTACAGACCGGTTTAAAACAGAACAGGTCCTGGACTTCGCCAATTATCATGCGGATTTTGAAAACAGTCTGCGAAATTGCCTGGATGAAATCTTCGACACAGAAACCCCATTCGTACAAACTCCGAACGGCAAAGCTTGCGTATATTGCCCGTTTAAGGATATTTGTGGGAAATAG
- the mgrA gene encoding L-glyceraldehyde 3-phosphate reductase, producing the protein MEMYKANDNRYADMAYRRCGRSGLLLPAISLGLWHNFGSVDVFSNFIQIAHAAFDNGITHFDLANNYGPVYGSAEENFGRILKKGLGLYRDELVISTKAGYDMWPGPYGNWGSRKYLMASLDQSLKRMGLEYVDIFYSHRPDPQTPIEETMGALADIVRQGKALYIGISNYNAEQTEKALAVLGEHRVPCLIHQARYSMLDRWTEPDLLPLLKQEGVGMIAFSPLAQGMLTDKYLNGIPENSRAAKSTGHLQREQVTEEKISRVRQLNKLAKQRGQTLAEMALAWLLKDERVTSVLVGASSVAQLTDNLKALQNKVFSTEELQAIESILQ; encoded by the coding sequence ATGGAAATGTACAAAGCAAATGATAACCGGTATGCCGATATGGCGTACAGGCGTTGCGGACGGAGCGGGTTGTTGTTGCCGGCCATCTCTTTAGGATTGTGGCATAATTTTGGTAGTGTGGATGTGTTCAGTAACTTTATTCAGATTGCGCATGCTGCTTTCGACAATGGGATTACACATTTTGATCTTGCCAATAACTACGGTCCTGTATATGGATCGGCAGAGGAAAACTTCGGTCGTATCTTGAAGAAAGGTTTGGGGCTGTACAGGGATGAGCTTGTTATTTCTACAAAAGCCGGATATGATATGTGGCCCGGTCCGTATGGTAACTGGGGAAGTCGCAAGTATCTGATGGCAAGCTTGGATCAGAGCTTGAAACGGATGGGTCTGGAATATGTTGATATCTTCTATTCGCATCGTCCGGACCCGCAGACACCGATTGAAGAAACGATGGGAGCGTTGGCAGATATCGTTCGACAGGGAAAAGCTTTGTATATCGGAATTTCGAACTATAATGCCGAACAGACAGAAAAGGCGCTTGCTGTCCTGGGGGAACATCGTGTGCCTTGTCTGATTCATCAAGCGCGCTATTCGATGTTGGATCGCTGGACCGAACCGGACCTCTTGCCTCTACTGAAGCAGGAAGGGGTGGGAATGATCGCTTTTTCGCCCTTGGCACAGGGTATGCTGACGGACAAATATCTGAACGGTATCCCTGAAAACTCACGCGCAGCCAAATCTACAGGCCATCTGCAACGCGAGCAGGTAACGGAAGAAAAGATAAGTAGAGTTCGCCAATTGAATAAACTTGCAAAACAACGTGGACAAACGCTTGCAGAAATGGCACTCGCCTGGTTGTTGAAGGACGAACGGGTAACGAGTGTCTTAGTGGGGGCCAGTTCGGTTGCACAGTTGACGGATAATTTGAAGGCGTTACAAAACAAGGTTTTTTCAACGGAAGAGTTACAGGCAATAGAGAGTATATTACAATAA
- a CDS encoding NAD-dependent epimerase/dehydratase family protein: MKNVLVIGSTGQIGSELTMKLRGIYGGNIVAGYIPGQEPKGELLESGPSAIVDITNEQQIAETVSKYKVDTIYNLAALLSAVAEAKPQLAWKIGMGGLFNVLEVAREMNCAVFTPSSIGVFGNNTPKDKTPQDTIRNPRTMYGVTKVSGELLSDYYNIRFGVDTRSVRFPGLISYVTPPGGGTTDYAVDIYYSAAKGEKFVCPIKQGTFMDMMYMPDGLRAAIEIMEADSTKFVHRNSFNIASMSFDPEIIYNNIKKYVPDFQMEYDVDPLRQAIAESWPNSLDDTCARQEWGWKPEFDLDAMTQDMLAKLKERFNK; the protein is encoded by the coding sequence ATGAAGAATGTATTAGTAATTGGTTCTACCGGTCAGATTGGATCAGAGTTAACCATGAAGTTGAGAGGTATCTACGGTGGAAACATTGTAGCAGGTTACATCCCCGGACAGGAACCTAAAGGTGAACTGTTGGAATCAGGACCTTCTGCAATTGTCGACATTACAAACGAACAGCAGATTGCTGAAACTGTATCTAAATATAAAGTAGATACGATTTATAACCTGGCAGCCTTGCTGTCGGCTGTTGCAGAAGCAAAACCGCAGCTGGCTTGGAAAATCGGTATGGGCGGTTTGTTTAATGTATTGGAAGTGGCACGTGAAATGAATTGTGCAGTATTCACTCCGAGTTCCATTGGTGTATTCGGCAATAACACACCGAAAGACAAGACTCCGCAGGATACAATCCGTAACCCGCGTACCATGTACGGTGTTACGAAGGTTTCAGGCGAGTTGTTGAGTGACTACTATAATATCCGTTTCGGTGTCGACACTCGTTCCGTACGTTTTCCGGGTCTTATCTCTTATGTAACACCTCCGGGTGGGGGTACGACCGACTACGCAGTTGATATCTATTATTCGGCTGCCAAAGGCGAGAAGTTCGTATGTCCGATCAAGCAGGGTACATTCATGGATATGATGTATATGCCGGACGGTCTGCGTGCAGCTATTGAAATTATGGAAGCCGATTCGACGAAATTCGTTCATCGTAACTCTTTCAACATTGCCTCTATGAGCTTTGATCCTGAAATTATCTACAACAATATCAAAAAGTATGTTCCTGACTTCCAGATGGAATATGATGTAGATCCGTTGCGTCAGGCTATCGCAGAATCTTGGCCGAACTCTCTGGACGACACGTGTGCCCGTCAGGAATGGGGCTGGAAACCGGAATTCGACCTGGATGCCATGACTCAGGATATGTTGGCAAAATTGAAAGAACGTTTCAACAAATAA
- the kbl gene encoding glycine C-acetyltransferase, with product MYGKLKDFLTQELANIKAAGLYKNERIITTPQRADIKVNAGSDVLNFCANNYLGLSDNQRLIKAAKEAMDTHGYGMSSVRFICGTQDLHKQLEAAISDYFKTEDTILYAACFDANGGLFEPLFTEEDAIISDALNHASIIDGVRLCKAKRYRYANADMADLERCLQEAQAQRHRIIATDGVFSMDGNVAPMDKICELAEKYDALVMVDESHSAGVVGPTGHGVAEQYNVYGRVDIFTGTLGKAFGGAMGGFTTGKKEIIDMLRQRSRPYLFSNSVAPAIVGASLEMFKMLKESDALHTKLMNNVSYFREKMLAAGFDIKPTQSAICAVMLYDAKLSQDFAAKMQEEGIYVTGFYYPVVPKDQARIRVQLSAGHETEHLDKAIEAFIKVGKELNVIK from the coding sequence ATGTACGGTAAACTGAAAGATTTCCTTACTCAGGAATTGGCAAACATCAAAGCTGCCGGATTGTATAAGAACGAGCGTATCATCACCACTCCTCAAAGAGCCGACATCAAAGTAAACGCAGGAAGCGACGTTTTGAACTTCTGCGCAAACAACTACCTGGGCCTGTCCGACAACCAACGTCTGATCAAGGCAGCCAAAGAAGCTATGGACACACACGGATACGGCATGTCATCCGTCCGTTTCATCTGCGGGACACAGGATCTTCACAAACAACTGGAAGCTGCTATCTCCGATTATTTCAAAACCGAAGATACAATCCTGTACGCTGCTTGTTTCGATGCCAACGGTGGTCTGTTCGAACCGTTGTTCACTGAAGAGGATGCGATCATCTCCGACGCTTTGAACCATGCCTCCATCATCGACGGCGTACGTCTTTGCAAGGCAAAACGCTACCGTTATGCCAATGCAGACATGGCCGACCTGGAACGTTGCCTGCAAGAAGCCCAGGCACAACGTCACCGCATCATCGCAACAGACGGTGTGTTCTCTATGGACGGAAACGTGGCTCCGATGGACAAGATCTGCGAACTGGCAGAAAAATACGACGCATTGGTAATGGTCGACGAATCCCACTCTGCCGGTGTCGTAGGCCCGACAGGACACGGTGTGGCTGAACAATATAATGTATACGGAAGAGTCGATATCTTCACAGGTACATTAGGTAAAGCATTCGGTGGCGCTATGGGCGGATTCACAACCGGAAAGAAAGAGATCATCGACATGCTGCGTCAGCGCTCCCGTCCTTATCTGTTCTCCAACTCTGTCGCTCCCGCTATCGTAGGTGCCAGCCTGGAAATGTTCAAGATGCTGAAAGAAAGCGACGCATTGCATACGAAACTGATGAACAATGTCAGCTATTTCCGCGAAAAGATGTTAGCTGCCGGTTTCGATATCAAGCCGACTCAGTCCGCTATCTGCGCCGTTATGCTGTATGATGCCAAATTATCTCAGGATTTCGCAGCTAAGATGCAAGAAGAAGGCATTTATGTAACCGGTTTCTATTATCCGGTAGTGCCGAAAGACCAGGCCCGTATCCGCGTACAGTTGTCCGCTGGCCACGAAACAGAACATCTGGATAAAGCTATCGAAGCATTTATCAAGGTGGGTAAAGAACTGAATGTAATAAAATAA
- a CDS encoding histidinol-phosphatase translates to MQLSNYHSHCTFCDGRSTPEDFVKFAVAHGFRAYGFSSHSPLPFETFWNMSKDDMPEYLTEIERLKKKYNDRLEIYVGLEIDFLDKSYNASIPYFRNLPLDYRIGSIHFLPIAQPLAEENMVCIDGSFREYQKSVDTYYDGDIRKLVAHYFSSTQQMIEAGGIDIVGHMDKIYMNGHKCEGFDLQADWYQKPLNDCLHLIAEKGLMVEVNTKNLVKKQEVYPHTDYLHRLRELNIPVMVNSDCHYPDLVNDGRAEAFELLKKNGFKSTRELISGQWQDVPI, encoded by the coding sequence ATGCAACTCAGTAACTACCATAGCCATTGTACATTTTGTGACGGGCGGAGTACGCCGGAAGACTTCGTTAAATTCGCTGTTGCGCACGGGTTCCGCGCCTACGGTTTTTCATCCCATTCACCATTGCCGTTCGAAACATTCTGGAACATGTCGAAAGATGATATGCCCGAATATCTGACAGAGATAGAACGGCTGAAAAAGAAATACAACGACCGGTTGGAAATATACGTGGGACTGGAAATCGATTTCTTAGACAAGAGCTACAACGCATCCATCCCCTACTTCCGTAACTTGCCGCTCGATTACCGCATCGGCTCCATCCACTTTCTGCCAATCGCACAGCCGCTTGCAGAAGAGAATATGGTGTGCATCGACGGCTCTTTCCGGGAATACCAGAAGTCTGTCGACACCTACTACGACGGAGATATCCGCAAGTTGGTCGCCCATTATTTCAGCTCCACACAGCAAATGATCGAGGCAGGCGGAATCGACATTGTCGGCCACATGGACAAGATATACATGAACGGCCACAAATGCGAAGGCTTCGACCTGCAAGCAGACTGGTATCAAAAACCGCTCAACGACTGCCTGCACCTGATCGCAGAAAAGGGCCTGATGGTCGAAGTCAACACAAAAAACCTCGTGAAAAAACAGGAGGTCTATCCGCATACCGACTATCTGCACCGCCTCCGCGAGTTGAATATTCCGGTGATGGTAAACTCCGACTGCCACTACCCGGACCTGGTGAACGACGGACGTGCGGAAGCATTCGAGCTGCTGAAAAAAAACGGGTTCAAATCCACCCGCGAACTGATCAGCGGGCAGTGGCAGGATGTGCCGATCTGA
- a CDS encoding response regulator transcription factor — MDMPKILVVDDEEDLCEILKFNLEIEGYEVDTAFSAEEALKMDIASYQLLLLDVMMGEISGFKMASILRKEEKTADIPIIFLTAKDTENDMLTGFNLGADDYISKPFSIRQVVARVKAVLRRTSDKEKVQENECLKYETLSLDTKRIKASVDGQEVPLTKKEFEILKLLLENKGNVFSREEILSRIWKDEVYVLDRTIDVNITRLRKKIGPYGKNIVTRLGFGYCFES, encoded by the coding sequence ATGGATATGCCAAAAATTCTTGTAGTGGACGATGAAGAGGATTTATGCGAGATCCTCAAGTTCAATCTTGAGATAGAAGGGTATGAGGTAGACACGGCTTTCAGCGCCGAGGAAGCGTTGAAGATGGACATAGCCTCCTACCAACTGCTGCTTTTAGATGTCATGATGGGTGAAATATCCGGATTCAAGATGGCCAGCATCCTCAGGAAAGAAGAAAAGACGGCCGATATCCCCATCATCTTCCTGACAGCCAAGGATACCGAAAACGATATGCTGACAGGCTTCAACCTGGGAGCCGACGACTATATATCCAAGCCCTTCTCCATCCGCCAGGTGGTGGCACGCGTGAAAGCCGTGTTGCGCCGTACATCAGACAAGGAGAAAGTACAGGAAAACGAATGCCTCAAATACGAAACCCTATCACTCGACACGAAGCGTATCAAAGCCTCTGTCGATGGGCAGGAAGTCCCGCTCACCAAAAAGGAATTCGAGATACTGAAACTCCTCCTCGAAAACAAAGGAAATGTGTTCTCACGCGAGGAAATCCTTTCCCGGATATGGAAAGACGAAGTATATGTGCTTGACCGCACCATCGATGTAAATATCACTCGCCTACGCAAAAAGATCGGGCCGTATGGCAAGAACATCGTAACGCGCCTCGGTTTCGGATACTGCTTTGAGAGTTGA